ACTCTATTGAATTTGTATTGGTCAGCGGCACGCTGGTTTTAAACGGTGGTGGCCGGTTCGCTCATCACTGGCAGCTCGGGCAGCACCGCTTCGGGGTGTATGCCAATGGAGCTGAGGATCTCGGGCATGGCCGAGTAGTCCGCTTCGCCGGTCTCGGTAAATTGAGTCGGTAGCAGCAGCGATTGATCGCCGAACACTTCGAGCAGTTGCGGCAGGATGATTCGCCACGCCGAAATCTCGCGCATCGGGAAGATTCGGATCGAGTTGGCGATGCCGCGGGTGAACAAGGCGGTTTGCTGCGCGGTGAAGTCACCGACCACCTGCTGCACGAACAGCGGGAAGATGTGCTTGTGCACCAGTTCGTCTTTTTTGTGCAGGGCCACCACGTGGCGGAACACCGGCTGGATGTCTGGCGCGTCGCTGAGGTCGGCCAGGTAGTCGCTGATAAACGTCTCCGAGACCAGCGAGAAGGCCAGGCGGTAGATCTTGAAGTCCGCCTCGGACAGGGTGGCCTGGGCCTGGCTCAAGTGGCGGGTCAGTTCCAGTTCCGGCCATTTGATGCGCATGCCGCGCTGGGTGATGGCCAGCTCACACATGTTGATCGAAAACAGTGTGTGATAAGCCTCATCCGCCAGGGTTTCGGAAATCGTCGCGGCGCTGGCGGAGCTCAGGCGCGAGCCGAGCTGCAGCAGGTCGATGCAGGACGGGCAGATGATTTCGGTTTCGATGGCGATGGTTTTCTGGTTATAGATCACCCAGCCGGCCGACAGGATCAGCAGCTTCAGGGCGTGGGGGTATTGCTGGTAATGCGGAT
The genomic region above belongs to Pseudomonas azotoformans and contains:
- a CDS encoding diiron oxygenase, which translates into the protein MFQHSTQDDLYRSNDATDERLIKIERSWHKRAQIKLDSQRPDIQLDLQAPDFLEALLPFAHDPHYQQYPHALKLLILSAGWVIYNQKTIAIETEIICPSCIDLLQLGSRLSSASAATISETLADEAYHTLFSINMCELAITQRGMRIKWPELELTRHLSQAQATLSEADFKIYRLAFSLVSETFISDYLADLSDAPDIQPVFRHVVALHKKDELVHKHIFPLFVQQVVGDFTAQQTALFTRGIANSIRIFPMREISAWRIILPQLLEVFGDQSLLLPTQFTETGEADYSAMPEILSSIGIHPEAVLPELPVMSEPATTV